In Glandiceps talaboti chromosome 14, keGlaTala1.1, whole genome shotgun sequence, a single genomic region encodes these proteins:
- the LOC144445850 gene encoding uncharacterized protein LOC144445850 translates to MAIMKEKLVRLDSHIMEYIGKTEGKASNTDTTDSEKLLSAVEERNHQRVEDILSQNKGKKIINYEGKRKGVKTSALEIAAIQDDLYMIKLLLKNGAKPLRKPSHKDNLSIEKKINVYTARSSPAYITMAYYLVDKKKRKDFVLQSFELVEELTEVINKERSIIWKEKFISIIKRLKTFSVDIVNCCHSVDEVKWLLGGGYYDRHDDDEGICQTFMMGSTFKQLLTFDRNAKHFPIAEKAIETEHKEVC, encoded by the exons ATGGCGATAAT GAAAGAAAAGTTAGTTCGTTTGGACAGTCACATCATGGAATACATAGGGAAAACTGAAGGCAAAGCTTCAAACACAGACACCACGGATAGCGAAAAATTACTCTCGGCTGTTGAAGAACGAAATCACCAAAGGGTAGAAGACATTTTGTCTCAAAACAAG GGCAAGAAGATTATCAATTACGAAGGAAAGAGAAAAGGGGTGAAAACATCAGCTTTGGAAATAGCTGCAATACAAGATGACTTGTATATGATTAAGTTATTACTCAAAAATGGGGCGAAACCTTTGAGGAAACCTTCACACAAAG ATAACTTGTCAATAGAGAAGAAGATAAACGTATATACGGCTAGATCAAGTCCTGCCTACATAACGATGGCTTATTACTTGGTTGATAAGAAGAAACGTAAAGACTTCGTACTACAATCTTTTGAATTGGTCGAGGAATTGACGGAAGTCATCAACAAGGAAAGGTCAATAATTTGGAAG GAAAAGTTCATATCTATCATAAAACGTTTGAAGACATTCTCAGTGGATATTGTAAATTGCTGTCATTCGGTGGACGAAGTTAAGTGGCTCCTAGGGGGAGGCTATTATGATAGGCATGATGACGATGAAGGCATTTGTCAAACATTTATGATGGGTTCCACATTTAAGCAGCTTTTAACGTTTGATCGCAATGCAAAACATTTCCCGATTGCAGAGAAAGCAATAGAAACGGAACATAAAGAGGTTTGTTAG